One segment of Methylotenera versatilis 79 DNA contains the following:
- a CDS encoding SMP-30/gluconolactonase/LRE family protein translates to MKIRYKIANAFVFATLGLHAISSLAGIADVEANLSKLHMPPGFKVEVYAEVPGARQMTLGTNGNVYVGTRGNKLYAVVDKNKDRKADQVLTLMDDLKVGNGVAMYNGNLYVAEQNRITRVPAPDFDLNLPFMQMREVIYNQLPDKAHHGWRYMTFGPDNKLYVTIGAPCNICDPQGIEASIIRMNPDGSNVETFAKGVRNSVGMDFQPGTNTLFFTDNGVDMMGDDIPHDELNAAPKKDLHFGFPFFAGGNARQAEWKDKTPPKNVAYPVAEFQAHSANLGFKFYTGKQFPTEYQNSAIIAQHGSWNRSKPVGYQLVRVTFDEKHQVKSTEVFIDGWLADGEIWGRPTDVLQLPDGSLLVSDDYNDVIYRVSYGEQATKPAAKAAVTSAKTLTGLQMPESSIAHPDGRIFITEIGGYGKDGDGKVTVLNTDGSTKTLADGLNDPKGIDLFNNQLYVADMNQVVRIDLDGKKTVIAKPTDFPAVPAFLNDIEIDGLGNVYVSDSGDDKGKHAAIYKITPAGKITQIINDKSGIKRPNGLLMDGPNKLLVADFGTGKLFQVSFDGESSKAKAKIVLLNSGFGAADGLVRDADGVLYVSDWAGGKVWRLSEPKATPQLISEGHQSSADISLSIDGQTILMPDMKAGTLVPLQIK, encoded by the coding sequence ATGAAAATCAGATACAAAATAGCGAATGCATTCGTATTTGCAACATTAGGGTTACATGCGATTTCCAGCTTGGCAGGAATCGCTGATGTTGAGGCCAACTTAAGTAAACTACATATGCCGCCAGGTTTTAAAGTGGAAGTTTATGCTGAAGTGCCAGGCGCGCGTCAGATGACTTTGGGAACAAACGGCAATGTGTATGTTGGCACGCGTGGTAACAAACTCTACGCGGTAGTCGACAAGAACAAAGACCGTAAGGCAGACCAAGTGTTAACCCTGATGGATGACCTAAAAGTTGGCAATGGTGTGGCGATGTACAACGGCAATCTTTATGTGGCTGAACAAAACCGCATTACGCGTGTGCCAGCACCAGATTTCGATTTGAATCTTCCATTCATGCAAATGCGTGAAGTAATCTATAACCAGCTTCCAGATAAAGCCCATCATGGCTGGCGCTATATGACATTTGGACCTGACAATAAGCTCTACGTAACAATTGGCGCACCTTGTAATATCTGTGATCCTCAAGGCATAGAAGCCAGTATCATTCGCATGAATCCTGATGGTAGCAATGTGGAAACCTTTGCCAAAGGCGTGAGAAATTCAGTGGGTATGGATTTCCAGCCAGGCACAAACACACTGTTTTTTACCGATAACGGCGTTGACATGATGGGCGACGATATTCCGCATGACGAACTAAATGCGGCACCTAAAAAAGATTTACATTTTGGTTTCCCATTCTTTGCAGGCGGCAATGCGCGGCAAGCAGAATGGAAGGACAAAACGCCTCCCAAGAATGTCGCTTACCCAGTTGCTGAGTTTCAAGCGCACAGCGCCAATTTAGGCTTCAAATTCTACACGGGCAAACAGTTTCCAACGGAATATCAGAACAGCGCGATCATTGCCCAACATGGTTCATGGAACCGCAGCAAACCTGTTGGTTATCAGTTAGTGCGTGTCACTTTCGATGAAAAGCATCAGGTAAAAAGCACTGAAGTATTTATCGATGGCTGGTTAGCTGATGGTGAAATCTGGGGTCGTCCAACTGATGTATTGCAATTGCCAGATGGTTCACTATTAGTATCTGATGATTACAATGATGTTATTTACCGTGTGAGTTATGGCGAGCAAGCAACAAAACCTGCAGCTAAAGCAGCCGTAACTTCTGCCAAAACTCTCACTGGTTTGCAGATGCCAGAATCATCAATCGCTCATCCTGATGGACGCATTTTCATCACTGAGATTGGTGGCTATGGTAAAGATGGTGACGGTAAAGTGACCGTATTAAATACGGATGGCTCTACCAAAACGCTAGCAGATGGTTTGAATGATCCTAAAGGCATCGATCTTTTTAATAACCAACTGTATGTGGCCGATATGAATCAAGTAGTGCGTATCGACCTTGATGGTAAAAAGACTGTCATCGCTAAACCGACCGATTTTCCAGCTGTTCCTGCCTTTCTAAACGATATTGAGATTGATGGTTTAGGCAATGTCTATGTATCCGATAGCGGTGATGATAAAGGCAAGCATGCGGCAATCTATAAAATAACGCCTGCTGGAAAAATCACGCAGATTATCAACGACAAATCAGGTATTAAGCGTCCGAATGGCTTGTTGATGGATGGTCCTAACAAACTATTAGTTGCAGATTTTGGTACTGGCAAGCTGTTTCAAGTAAGCTTTGATGGCGAGTCTAGTAAAGCTAAAGCTAAAATCGTATTGCTAAATAGTGGCTTTGGCGCTGCAGATGGCTTAGTAAGAGATGCCGATGGCGTGCTTTACGTGAGCGATTGGGCAGGCGGAAAGGTCTGGCGTTTAAGCGAACCTAAAGCCACGCCACAGTTGATATCAGAAGGTCATCAATCATCGGCAGACATCTCATTGTCAATCGATGGTCAAACTATCTTGATGCCAGATATGAAAGCAGGCACGCTGGTTCCATTACAAATCAAATAA
- a CDS encoding AraC family transcriptional regulator, translating into MKKQLMIELLLKLAPNEGYTLSILDGVKLMRANRYMPRMPVLYEPSIVVVLQGKKVGYLGNQIFQYDPQQFLVLSLPLPFESETIGTPEEPMLAVSIRINLAVVAELVLSLDSNNQPAGLPQLGMVSTAMDDKLSDAVVRLLEVLASPQESQILGNAIMREIYYRVLTGEQGAAIRETLMHQGHFSKIGKALKRIHADFAGGLDVAILAKEANMSVAAFHANFKALTATSPMQYLKTARLHKARLHMMQDGMSASTASRKVGYISISQFSREFKRFFGRTPMDEVAEMKHSLIEMPPENLSKYVTVN; encoded by the coding sequence ATGAAAAAGCAGTTAATGATTGAATTACTGTTAAAACTCGCCCCTAATGAGGGTTACACATTGTCTATTCTGGATGGCGTGAAACTGATGCGCGCCAACCGATACATGCCAAGAATGCCCGTGCTGTATGAGCCGAGTATCGTTGTTGTCTTGCAGGGAAAAAAAGTGGGCTACTTGGGCAATCAAATATTCCAATATGACCCGCAACAGTTTTTAGTGTTGTCCCTGCCGTTGCCTTTTGAAAGTGAGACTATTGGCACGCCAGAAGAGCCAATGTTGGCTGTTTCTATCCGCATTAACCTTGCAGTAGTTGCAGAATTGGTTCTATCTTTAGACTCAAATAATCAACCAGCGGGATTGCCGCAACTGGGTATGGTTTCTACCGCCATGGATGACAAATTGTCTGACGCTGTGGTCAGATTGCTGGAAGTACTTGCCTCGCCACAAGAGAGCCAAATACTGGGCAATGCTATTATGCGGGAAATTTATTACCGCGTATTAACGGGTGAACAAGGCGCTGCCATTCGTGAAACGTTGATGCATCAAGGCCATTTCAGTAAGATTGGCAAAGCGTTGAAACGCATACACGCTGATTTCGCAGGTGGCTTAGATGTGGCGATTTTGGCCAAAGAAGCCAATATGAGTGTGGCGGCTTTTCATGCGAATTTCAAAGCGCTCACCGCCACATCGCCCATGCAATATCTTAAAACCGCGCGGCTTCACAAAGCGCGGTTGCATATGATGCAAGATGGAATGAGCGCATCAACAGCGTCAAGAAAAGTCGGATATATCAGCATTTCGCAATTCAGCAGAGAGTTCAAACGTTTCTTTGGCAGAACGCCAATGGATGAAGTGGCCGAAATGAAACACTCGCTAATTGAAATGCCACCCGAAAATCTAAGCAAATATGTCACGGTGAATTAG
- a CDS encoding ArsR/SmtB family transcription factor yields MDIQSAVLQLSSIAQEARLQIFRLLVQVGQDGLPAGNIGETLQIPASTLSFHLKELSRAGLIHSRQVSRFIFYSANYEAMNGLLTYLTENCCAGTKNCPPVTACKPK; encoded by the coding sequence ATGGACATTCAATCAGCCGTATTACAACTCTCATCTATCGCCCAAGAAGCGCGTCTGCAAATATTCAGGCTGCTTGTTCAGGTTGGACAAGATGGGCTACCAGCAGGAAATATTGGCGAAACACTTCAAATTCCAGCCAGTACGCTTTCATTTCATCTTAAAGAGTTAAGTCGTGCTGGATTGATCCATTCACGTCAGGTGAGCCGCTTTATTTTTTACTCAGCTAATTACGAAGCAATGAATGGCTTACTTACTTATCTCACTGAGAATTGTTGTGCAGGTACTAAAAATTGCCCCCCCGTAACAGCCTGCAAACCAAAATAG
- the arsB gene encoding ACR3 family arsenite efflux transporter: MKTDKTTKATIGTFERNLTWWVLGCIVVGIALGKAFPSFFQAIGNLKIAEVNLPVAVLIWLMIIPMLLKIDFSAMKEVLTHSKGIGITLFINWVVKPFSMALLAWIFIRHLFAGLLPVEQIDSYIAGLILLAAAPCTAMVFVWSNLCGGEPKFTLSQVAINDAIMLFAFAPLVALLLGLSSITVPWATLFLSVALFIVVPVLISQILRKLLLSKSSNALENALKVLHPISLIALLATLVLLFAFQGQQILAQPIIIGLLAIPIIIQVYFNSMLAYWLNKKFKVAHCVAGPSALIGASNFFELAVATAIALFGFNSGAALATVVGVLIEVPVMLSVVTIVNRSKNWYESN, translated from the coding sequence ATGAAGACAGATAAAACGACAAAAGCAACAATTGGAACTTTTGAGCGTAATCTTACATGGTGGGTGCTTGGCTGTATTGTAGTGGGTATTGCTTTGGGAAAAGCCTTTCCTAGTTTCTTTCAAGCGATTGGAAATCTCAAGATTGCAGAGGTGAATTTACCTGTAGCGGTTTTAATATGGCTGATGATCATTCCAATGTTGCTTAAAATTGACTTTAGCGCAATGAAAGAGGTGCTTACACATAGTAAGGGAATTGGCATTACGCTGTTTATTAATTGGGTAGTTAAACCTTTCTCTATGGCATTGCTTGCTTGGATATTCATACGCCATCTATTTGCTGGTTTATTACCAGTAGAACAAATCGACAGTTATATTGCTGGGCTGATTTTGCTTGCAGCCGCACCGTGTACTGCTATGGTCTTCGTGTGGAGTAATCTATGTGGAGGCGAACCGAAATTTACGCTATCTCAAGTAGCGATTAATGATGCCATTATGTTGTTTGCTTTTGCACCATTAGTCGCTTTATTACTTGGGCTATCAAGCATTACCGTGCCTTGGGCTACGCTGTTTTTATCTGTTGCTTTGTTTATTGTAGTGCCAGTATTGATTAGTCAAATCTTACGTAAACTGTTGTTATCAAAAAGCAGTAATGCTTTAGAAAATGCACTTAAAGTTTTGCATCCAATTTCACTTATAGCATTGTTGGCGACACTGGTTTTGCTGTTTGCCTTTCAAGGTCAACAAATCCTTGCCCAACCTATCATCATTGGTTTATTAGCAATTCCAATCATTATTCAGGTGTACTTCAACTCAATGTTGGCTTATTGGCTGAATAAGAAATTCAAAGTTGCCCATTGTGTCGCTGGTCCATCTGCTCTAATCGGCGCATCGAATTTCTTCGAGTTAGCTGTTGCTACCGCAATTGCCTTATTTGGATTTAACTCAGGTGCGGCACTGGCTACGGTTGTGGGCGTATTGATTGAGGTGCCAGTCATGTTATCAGTGGTGACTATAGTTAACCGCAGCAAAAATTGGTATGAATCTAATTAG
- a CDS encoding arsenate reductase ArsC — MNILFLCTGNSCRSILAEATFNALAPAGMKAESAGSQPAGFVHPKSIALLISKGIATEGYFSKSWDSLPTTPDIVITVCGNAADETCPAYLGKVIRAHWGVEDPAKVTGADAGIDAAFEMTYSILRKRIEAFLKLPPALFEVENKDQLQVQLNAIGDVT, encoded by the coding sequence ATGAACATTTTATTTTTATGCACGGGCAACTCCTGCCGTTCTATCTTAGCTGAAGCCACGTTTAATGCATTAGCACCTGCTGGAATGAAAGCTGAAAGCGCAGGCAGTCAGCCTGCTGGTTTCGTGCATCCGAAATCCATCGCTTTGTTAATATCCAAAGGTATTGCAACTGAAGGCTATTTTAGTAAGTCATGGGATAGTTTGCCGACTACGCCAGATATTGTAATTACAGTCTGTGGTAATGCTGCAGATGAAACGTGTCCAGCTTATTTAGGGAAAGTGATCAGGGCGCATTGGGGTGTTGAAGACCCTGCAAAAGTAACAGGGGCCGATGCTGGAATTGATGCGGCTTTTGAAATGACTTATTCAATCCTGCGTAAACGAATAGAAGCATTTTTGAAGTTGCCACCCGCTCTTTTTGAAGTTGAAAATAAAGATCAACTTCAGGTTCAGCTTAATGCCATTGGTGACGTTACTTAA
- a CDS encoding thioredoxin family protein: MNTQLTSEPSREEIDRLSGAVMLEFGAVWCQYCQAAQSIISSELAIYPNIRHIKIEDGKGRRLGRTFTIKLWPTLIFMKDGVELKRLVRQFSAEEIRAALSLISD; encoded by the coding sequence ATGAATACACAACTTACATCTGAACCATCACGCGAAGAAATTGATCGATTATCAGGTGCTGTGATGTTGGAGTTCGGTGCAGTATGGTGCCAGTATTGCCAAGCGGCGCAAAGCATTATTTCATCTGAGCTTGCCATATATCCCAATATTCGCCATATCAAGATCGAAGATGGTAAAGGTCGCAGACTGGGCAGGACATTTACCATTAAACTTTGGCCAACTTTGATTTTTATGAAAGACGGGGTTGAGTTGAAGCGCTTAGTGAGGCAGTTTAGCGCGGAAGAAATCAGGGCGGCTCTGAGTTTAATTTCTGATTAA
- a CDS encoding DUF2789 domain-containing protein, protein MESSIHTLNNLFAQLGLASDDAAIESFINSHQHLAGNLTLSEAPFWSTAQAAFLREEILKDADWAEVIDQLNARLHQ, encoded by the coding sequence ATGGAATCTTCAATTCACACGCTCAACAATCTATTCGCACAGCTTGGCTTGGCTTCAGACGATGCGGCAATAGAAAGCTTCATCAACTCGCATCAGCATTTAGCAGGCAACTTAACACTTTCAGAAGCGCCATTTTGGTCGACCGCACAGGCTGCGTTTTTACGGGAAGAGATTTTAAAAGATGCGGATTGGGCAGAAGTAATTGACCAATTGAACGCTAGATTACATCAGTAG
- a CDS encoding MOSC domain-containing protein: MRNIIVKLLSVNVALPKLVEIDGKNVFTGIYKTPVKGRVWLTRLTLVGDGQADAGVHGGEHQAAYCYPFEHYAYWQNRLNLINLPHGTFGENFTISGLLEEDICIGDILQIGDAKTGVKVQVTMPRIPCFKFGDKIGFPDILDEFLRSGKSGFYLRVIQTGEVVAGDSITILERDPQAINIRTTLGMQKLDEGDAELLKRALTVTSLTPLLRQIFEQRLASKV, encoded by the coding sequence TTGAGAAATATAATTGTGAAACTACTTTCTGTTAATGTCGCACTACCAAAACTGGTTGAAATTGATGGCAAAAATGTGTTTACTGGCATTTACAAAACGCCAGTAAAAGGCCGCGTTTGGTTGACCAGATTAACTTTGGTTGGCGATGGCCAAGCAGATGCCGGCGTGCATGGTGGTGAGCATCAAGCCGCTTATTGCTACCCTTTCGAACACTATGCCTATTGGCAAAATCGCCTGAATCTGATTAATTTACCGCATGGCACCTTTGGTGAAAACTTCACTATTTCAGGCTTGTTAGAAGAAGACATTTGCATCGGTGATATTTTGCAAATTGGCGATGCCAAAACAGGTGTAAAAGTACAAGTGACCATGCCGCGTATTCCTTGTTTTAAGTTTGGCGACAAAATAGGTTTTCCAGACATTTTGGATGAGTTTTTGCGTAGCGGCAAAAGTGGTTTCTATTTGCGTGTCATTCAAACGGGTGAAGTAGTTGCCGGTGACAGCATCACGATATTAGAGCGCGACCCACAAGCGATTAATATACGCACTACACTGGGCATGCAAAAACTGGATGAAGGCGATGCTGAACTATTAAAACGCGCGCTTACGGTGACATCATTAACCCCTTTATTAAGGCAAATATTTGAGCAGCGACTGGCGAGTAAAGTTTGA
- a CDS encoding LysR family transcriptional regulator, with protein MFKSIDDLRVFVQIYEKKSLTLVAELNQTTPSMMSKRLTQIEKEFGARLFHRSTRNIQQTDEGQRLYAQAQHLLETIDDYEKDWGEQTEPSGLIRITASASFARIYLMPIMLQFLKKYPKIKISFELSDKVLDIVAEGIDLAIRGAQMHDSSLVAKRLGPSPEVLCTTKAYLENSPPLNNPADLVQHNCVVLNENYNWEFKNAGKTMHQRVSGSFQTNYSEALVEAVKDGLGIGMICYWQVHNELQSGELVLALPEFTPGRDQTLYAVYPSRRHLPTKTKLLVEYIQQHLSIPTNDAEYTS; from the coding sequence ATGTTTAAATCGATTGATGATTTGCGTGTGTTTGTGCAAATCTATGAAAAGAAAAGCCTGACATTGGTGGCTGAGTTGAACCAGACCACGCCCAGCATGATGAGCAAGCGCTTAACGCAGATTGAAAAAGAGTTTGGTGCAAGGCTGTTTCATCGCAGCACCAGAAATATCCAGCAAACCGATGAAGGTCAACGCCTTTACGCCCAAGCGCAGCATCTATTAGAAACGATTGATGATTATGAAAAAGACTGGGGCGAACAGACTGAGCCGAGCGGGTTGATCCGCATAACGGCTTCTGCCTCATTTGCGCGCATCTACTTAATGCCGATTATGCTGCAATTTTTGAAAAAATACCCTAAGATTAAAATCAGTTTTGAGCTGTCCGACAAAGTGCTGGATATCGTTGCAGAAGGGATTGATTTAGCGATTCGTGGCGCACAAATGCACGACTCCAGCTTAGTCGCCAAAAGGCTAGGGCCATCACCAGAAGTGCTTTGCACAACTAAGGCTTATCTAGAAAATTCGCCACCACTTAATAATCCAGCAGATTTAGTCCAGCACAATTGCGTCGTACTGAATGAAAACTACAACTGGGAATTTAAAAACGCAGGTAAAACCATGCATCAACGTGTATCAGGCAGTTTCCAAACCAATTATAGTGAAGCGCTGGTTGAAGCCGTTAAAGATGGTTTAGGCATTGGTATGATTTGCTATTGGCAGGTACACAATGAATTGCAAAGTGGTGAGCTTGTTTTAGCGCTGCCCGAATTTACGCCCGGCAGAGATCAAACCTTATATGCAGTTTATCCATCACGCAGGCATCTACCCACAAAAACCAAGTTATTGGTTGAATATATACAGCAGCATCTTTCTATTCCTACGAATGATGCCGAGTACACGTCGTGA
- a CDS encoding nuclear transport factor 2 family protein: MSANNIQDYDAITQLIQHYIFGAKSGKGSDMKPAFHDDATIYGYVGTDLFAGPIQGLYDWNDANGPAKELVARIVNIDIVGTVASVRLESDNWTGHRFTDFFNVLKVDGQWKIMNKIFHLHD, translated from the coding sequence ATGTCAGCCAATAATATTCAGGATTACGATGCGATTACGCAGTTGATACAACATTACATTTTTGGTGCAAAATCTGGCAAGGGCAGCGATATGAAGCCAGCCTTTCATGATGATGCGACTATTTATGGTTACGTCGGTACTGATTTATTTGCAGGGCCTATTCAAGGTTTATACGATTGGAACGATGCTAATGGGCCTGCTAAAGAGTTAGTCGCCAGAATCGTCAATATCGATATTGTGGGCACAGTCGCCAGTGTTCGGCTAGAATCAGATAATTGGACAGGACATCGTTTTACGGATTTTTTCAATGTTTTAAAAGTAGATGGGCAATGGAAAATCATGAATAAGATTTTCCATTTACATGATTGA
- a CDS encoding pyridoxamine 5'-phosphate oxidase family protein, translating to MASLYSPQHRALQEEFNTTKLADLLDNGWIHETIAEEEKKFISTRDMFFLSTVDPEGMPTVSYKGGGVGFVKVLDENTLVFPGFDGNGMFYSVGNIDAQGKVGLLFIDFETPHRVRVQGTAKLVREHALMAEYTEAKYLIMVTVTKIWVNCPRYIHKYQKIDQSKYVPEPCKVTPIPTWKRLDMVQDAITPEEKAIAESQGLVDIAEYEAKVKRGEG from the coding sequence ATGGCATCTTTATATTCACCACAACATCGCGCATTACAAGAGGAATTCAATACGACCAAACTGGCAGACTTACTGGATAATGGTTGGATACACGAAACGATTGCTGAGGAAGAAAAGAAATTTATTAGCACGCGTGATATGTTTTTTCTGTCCACTGTCGATCCAGAAGGCATGCCGACGGTTTCATATAAAGGCGGCGGCGTTGGCTTTGTAAAAGTGTTGGATGAAAACACGCTGGTGTTCCCCGGCTTTGACGGCAATGGCATGTTCTATTCAGTCGGCAATATCGATGCGCAAGGCAAAGTGGGCTTACTTTTTATCGATTTTGAAACTCCACATAGAGTACGTGTACAAGGTACGGCAAAACTGGTGCGTGAGCATGCCTTAATGGCGGAATATACCGAAGCCAAATACTTGATTATGGTGACGGTGACAAAAATATGGGTGAATTGCCCACGCTATATTCATAAATACCAGAAAATCGATCAATCTAAATATGTACCAGAACCCTGTAAAGTGACGCCAATCCCAACCTGGAAGCGCCTAGACATGGTGCAGGACGCGATTACGCCAGAAGAAAAAGCCATTGCTGAATCGCAAGGGCTGGTGGATATTGCAGAATATGAAGCAAAAGTGAAGCGCGGCGAAGGTTAA
- a CDS encoding nucleotidyltransferase family protein: MVGILLAAGFSRRFGSADKLLQLLPDGRPIALASAEHLIQAIPNSIAVLRAENKTLATLLLNAGLKVIFCNENEHEMADSLTAGIRFSASLFSTGLEVANDGFVIALADMPYIQPETIRAVANKVADGASIVIPTYQNQRGHPVGFLEKFRNELENLQGNEGARSIIKRYADEVYLLPTDDAGILADIDTPADLAVSDLKN; encoded by the coding sequence GTGGTCGGTATTTTGTTAGCAGCAGGTTTTTCGCGCCGATTCGGTTCGGCAGATAAGCTTTTACAGCTTCTGCCAGATGGTCGGCCAATTGCATTGGCATCTGCTGAGCATTTGATTCAAGCGATTCCAAATAGTATTGCAGTGCTTAGGGCAGAAAATAAAACGCTGGCGACATTGCTGCTTAATGCTGGTTTAAAGGTGATTTTTTGCAATGAAAATGAGCATGAAATGGCGGATAGTTTGACTGCTGGAATTCGGTTTTCAGCTAGTCTTTTTTCAACTGGTCTTGAAGTAGCGAATGATGGATTTGTGATCGCGCTGGCGGATATGCCTTACATTCAACCTGAAACCATTCGTGCGGTAGCGAATAAAGTGGCTGATGGTGCTTCAATCGTGATTCCCACATATCAAAACCAGCGTGGGCATCCAGTTGGTTTTTTAGAAAAATTCCGTAATGAGTTAGAAAATCTGCAAGGTAATGAAGGCGCGCGTTCTATTATTAAACGCTACGCCGATGAAGTTTATTTACTGCCAACGGATGATGCTGGCATTTTGGCGGATATTGATACGCCCGCAGATTTGGCAGTCAGCGATTTGAAAAACTAA
- a CDS encoding XdhC family protein: MKSADLEVLTRALEWLESGYKAHLFTVVQTWGSAPRLPGAILVVREDGHLIGSVSGGCIEDDLADKARDQALPKTPSLMEYGISRDDAQRFRIPCGGRLQIFVEPLNAAEQLRPLLASLQDRKLIKRSVNLNTGQIKLLQVLPEGLPKIDGDWFHTYFGPQWRLLIIGANQLGSMLASMAQVLDFDVLICEPRQEIRDEWHVEGVTWIEGMPDDVVLEIQADAHTAIVAVTHDPKLDDMALLEALKSDAFYVGALGSHKNQEKRRERLRMFDLNELEISTMRGPVGLQIGSRTPAEIAIAILAELIQVRAQQLKMGTGFISDMSDLSETRCQA; the protein is encoded by the coding sequence ATGAAATCTGCTGATTTAGAAGTGTTAACTCGCGCGCTGGAATGGCTGGAAAGCGGCTATAAAGCGCATTTGTTCACCGTTGTGCAAACTTGGGGTTCCGCCCCGCGTTTACCTGGCGCAATCTTGGTCGTGCGCGAAGATGGACATTTGATCGGCTCAGTTTCTGGTGGCTGCATTGAAGATGATTTGGCCGATAAAGCGCGCGATCAAGCATTGCCCAAAACGCCATCCCTTATGGAGTACGGCATTAGCCGAGATGATGCGCAACGCTTCCGTATTCCTTGTGGTGGCCGTTTGCAGATATTTGTAGAACCACTGAATGCTGCAGAACAATTGCGGCCGCTACTCGCTAGTTTGCAGGATAGAAAATTAATCAAACGCTCTGTGAATTTGAATACTGGGCAGATCAAGTTATTGCAGGTTTTGCCTGAAGGTTTGCCAAAAATCGATGGCGATTGGTTCCACACCTATTTTGGGCCGCAATGGCGCTTGCTGATTATTGGTGCCAATCAATTGGGTTCTATGTTGGCGAGCATGGCGCAAGTGCTGGATTTTGATGTGCTGATTTGCGAACCACGCCAAGAGATTCGTGACGAGTGGCACGTGGAAGGTGTAACTTGGATTGAAGGCATGCCGGATGATGTAGTACTGGAAATCCAAGCAGATGCACATACGGCAATTGTGGCGGTGACGCATGACCCTAAACTGGACGATATGGCTTTGCTTGAAGCGCTTAAATCGGATGCGTTTTATGTCGGGGCGCTTGGCTCACATAAAAATCAGGAAAAGCGGCGCGAGCGTTTGCGTATGTTTGATTTGAATGAATTAGAAATTTCCACCATGCGCGGGCCTGTGGGCTTGCAAATCGGTAGCCGCACGCCTGCTGAAATCGCTATCGCCATCCTTGCCGAGCTTATTCAAGTTAGAGCGCAACAGCTAAAAATGGGCACTGGTTTTATCAGTGATATGAGCGATTTAAGTGAAACTCGCTGCCAAGCTTAG